The Apium graveolens cultivar Ventura chromosome 10, ASM990537v1, whole genome shotgun sequence nucleotide sequence ATGTACTTGATCATttgaattttataattttaattttaaaatatgttagttGGTTTGTCACAAAAAGTTTCAATTTTGATTTTAGAACTAATAATGTTACCTACATTTAAtcaatataattattaaaatttgcAGCAAATGTTATTTTAGTAAAAAagttattttaatattattagtATTTTTTTTTGATTCCATCACTAACGTGTTTGTTTGAACGTAGTACATAGTGATAGAAGGATAGAGTCTTTTGACTATCGAGTAAAGAATTTAATGGGCCCTATACAAGTATCCTATTTACGTTACATACTAATCGATGACATTgacttgattctttttcttttgtcTGAAAAGTTGACTTGGTTTTAATAAAATGGAAATTGGTAGACTCATTTTACAAATATATTTGTACATTAAATTAAGGTTGTAAATAATACATAGCTTGATCTCGGCAATTCTTATGTTACATGTTCAATTCATAATTTATATGCAAAATATTTGACCCAAATTATAAACTATTATTACCTCCATCTCATTTTACTTGTTGACCATTCAATTTGACTAAAATTTGactaaaatttattaatattttataattgaacaaataaaaaaattacatcacCGGAAAAtagatttaatctactttaatatataatttttaggTTTTTGTAATAATATAAGAGTAATGTATAGCTTTTGGTCAAAAATTGGTCAATTTAACTTCTATAAAAGAAAATGTGACAGATAaaatgggatggagggagtaatATTTTGTATGTGTCTATTACTATTGACACCAAAAACTAGTTTTCATTAGTATTGTATAATTTTTGTCATATAAAAATTTATATCATTAAACTAAACACATGATATTGATAAAAAATTATTAAGAACATTTGagtaacattttttttattaaGATGTAAAATCATGTATATTAACATTGTTAGCCCAGCTTGGCGTGCAACTCGACCCAGCCCAATCAgttgatatttaaaaataaaaaataaaaaaataaaataagagaAGCTAATTCCATTTGCACCCACTCGTTAGCTAGGGTTTCTAAAACCCTAATTCGCTAAATCCCCAATTATTATACTCACATATAACACCCATACACCCATCTTTTCAATCCAAGTAATTTGAATTCGATGGCGGTTCGTGAAGAAGATAGCGATTCCGAAGCTCCCGAAGAATTTACAGTCGAGCaagtaatctctctctctctctctctctctctctctctctctctctctccctctctctctctctctccctctctctccctctccctctccctctctctctctcgtaatctctctctccctctctcgcaatctctctctctccctctccctctccctctccctctcccccAATTCTTTTTGTGTTATATTAAAAAGTAAAAACAAATCAAATCAAATGATTTGCAGGGTATACAAATAGATGAAGAGATTACAAAAGTTCAAAAAGAAAATAAGGCCAGGTATATCACTCCTAAAACATTCAAATTAAGCTCTGGTTTAGCTGTTTTTGTATTGGCAGATTCAAATTGAGCTCTGGTTTAGCTGTTTTTATTGGCAACTACTTAATTATACGTGAGGTTAAGGGAATGGTAGATTTCTACAACCTCTGCGTGTGCAATTTTTTTGATACCTAAATTAGTGGAAGGCATGTATATTGTTTAGTGGAATGGAGGGGACCGGGGAGTGTGTCAATTAGGGTCTATCTTACCTCAAGGTTTCCGtttcaaaattataaaattataaggTTCTAACTAATTAAGTGTTTTTACTTTGACTGGAGTTTGCACCGGAACTTTGAACAAGCAGCTGCTTGGTATAAAGTTCTGTTCATGCTACATTATCTGGCATGCGGTAGTGGTGTCGCGAAACATGATTTTACAACTTTTAGTTGTGGTGTTAGGTTTAGAGAGTTTTTTTTATTGTCATTATGTTGTTTGACATAAGGGCAAAGTACACAGTAGCATTTAAGATAATGATTTAGAAAGCTTCTACATGTTTATACCTCTTTAGTACCTTGTCTTTACTTGTATACATGTTTGCAAAGGATGATATAAACAAAAATTGTATTTGATAATACAACTTTTACCTGAAAGAGCTATAGTTGATGATAAGTTCATAGAGGTGACTTCTTCATTTAAGATTCAGATGAATTAGGTAATGAAAGAGAATATGAACTAAAGAAAGTTTCGAAAAAGAATTTGGATGAGGTCAGGTTGTTCActgaaatacaaaaacaaaaTCTGCTATACCATCAAATTAGTTACACGTTACATGACCACAATGCAGTAATCATGTCTAAAGTTAATTATTTGGATCACTTGTATAATTTAGTGAGATGGCTGCTAGTTTTTCTTATTAGCGAGGCATTAGATAGTTTTTGATCCATTAGCAGTATCATTTTACTCACACGACCTATGTTATTCAATGCTAGACTTGTTAAGCCTTTGTTTCAGTTTAGTTATTACTGCATCAGCTTTGCTCCAGAATTGCCTTCAAAACAGTGGCAAATATATATTACTCATTGATATTTGTGCTTAGAAGATTTAAATATCATGGCTGTtacaaaataattaaataaattatttctttATCTTGGTTAGTCACAGTCTTCCGAAATAAGAATTCTTAGTGTTTAAAAAGTAAGAAAGAACTTTTTAAGACAATTTTTATGTAAGAATGTAATTGGTGTTTAcaaattatttttcttttcttttaaagCTGTGATCTTTATGTTGAGATCGTCCATAAATAACGAATATGATGTAAAATATAGAACCATCAAGTATTCCTTGACCAGGATGTAGAATGAGGAGTTCCGTTATGGGATGAATTGATACATGACATGAGCTAACCTGTCCATTTTAGGGTTGTTCGTGAAGGAAAGGAACGCCGCAGACAGTGGGCCCAAAAGTTGACACCAAGATTATCACGTCCAGATAAAAGTTTGCAAATTACAGAAATGCCTCAAGAGAGTGAAGATAATAAAGATATGCTTCCAGATGACATAATCCAAGCACTTGCTGCCCGAGAGAAGTATGTCATGTTCTTTAACCCTCTTCCGTTCTTAATTATATATGTGTGCATGCACAAACATTCACAATGCATAATTGTGCAATTTTTGTCTCTTCTCTTTGTGCAGGAAAATTTTCTTGTCAGACTCCGAGGAAGAGAAGACCGAGAAAGGACATACTTCAAGAAAGAAAAAACTGAAAAGCTCTGGGTAAAGATTTTTAGCTTTTACAGGGTCGATTTTGATGACTTATATTCAACTGAATTGTAATTGTTGTTTTGCAGGTTAGAACCTGTAATTTTGAAAGATATACCGCCTCCCCAATGCTTACAGAATTCATTAGATTTCTTGAAGAAAAGGAAATTGCAGGTTCCACGGTCCAATGCAGTTCTGAATAACTCTTCCCAAGCGCTTCGCTTTATTTCAAAATCTGGGCTTCTTAATAAGAAATAATGAAGGCTAGCCTTGGTTTCCATTTGCCAGGTCAATGAAATGTTGCATAGCTGTTCCTCGAGCAGCATGCCAATATAACAAAAGCGGTCATCAGAGTTCTCGTTTGTCAAGATAATTAATTTTGCAGTTTTTGTATCATTGCTCCGAACAACTC carries:
- the LOC141693371 gene encoding uncharacterized protein LOC141693371, whose product is MAVREEDSDSEAPEEFTVEQGIQIDEEITKVQKENKARVVREGKERRRQWAQKLTPRLSRPDKSLQITEMPQESEDNKDMLPDDIIQALAAREKKIFLSDSEEEKTEKGHTSRKKKLKSSGLEPVILKDIPPPQCLQNSLDFLKKRKLQVPRSNAVLNNSSQALRFISKSGLLNKK